Proteins encoded together in one Mus musculus strain C57BL/6J chromosome 16, GRCm38.p6 C57BL/6J window:
- the Cep97 gene encoding centrosomal protein of 97 kDa isoform 4 (isoform 4 is encoded by transcript variant 4) — protein sequence MAVARVDGALAPGEGSVVNWSGQGLQKLGANLPCEADVHTLILDKNQIIKLENLEKCKQLIQLSVANNRLVRMMGVAKLTQLRVLNLPHNSIGCVEGLKDLVHLEWLNLAGNNLKTMEQVNSCTALQHLDLSDNNIPQIGDVSKLISLKDV from the exons ATGGCGGTGGCGCGAGTCGACGGGGCTCTGGCTCCGGGAGAAG GATCAGTGGTGAACTGGTCAGGCCAGGGACTGCAGAAATTAGGTGCCAACTTGCCCTGTGAAGCTGATGTCCATACCTTGATTCTGGataaaaatcagattattaaactGGAGAACCTAGAGAAATGCAAACAGTTAATCCAG tTGTCAGTGGCTAACAATCGCTTGGTACGGATGATGGGTGTGGCCAAACTGACTCAACTCCGAGTGTTAAATTTACCTCATAATAGTATTGGCTGCGTGGAAGGCCTGAAGGACCTAGTCCATTTGGAGTGGCTGAATTTAGCGGGCAATAATCTGAAG ACCATGGAGCAAGTCAATAGCTGTACGGCTCTTCAGCACCTTGACTTATCAGACAATAACATTCCCCAGATAGGTGATGTGTCGAAATTGATATCTTTGAAG GACGTGtaa
- the Cep97 gene encoding centrosomal protein of 97 kDa isoform 3 (isoform 3 is encoded by transcript variant 3) gives MAVARVDGALAPGEGSVVNWSGQGLQKLGANLPCEADVHTLILDKNQIIKLENLEKCKQLIQLSVANNRLVRMMGVAKLTQLRVLNLPHNSIGCVEGLKDLVHLEWLNLAGNNLKTMEQVNSCTALQHLDLSDNNIPQIGDVSKLISLKMLSSVLSIT, from the exons ATGGCGGTGGCGCGAGTCGACGGGGCTCTGGCTCCGGGAGAAG GATCAGTGGTGAACTGGTCAGGCCAGGGACTGCAGAAATTAGGTGCCAACTTGCCCTGTGAAGCTGATGTCCATACCTTGATTCTGGataaaaatcagattattaaactGGAGAACCTAGAGAAATGCAAACAGTTAATCCAG tTGTCAGTGGCTAACAATCGCTTGGTACGGATGATGGGTGTGGCCAAACTGACTCAACTCCGAGTGTTAAATTTACCTCATAATAGTATTGGCTGCGTGGAAGGCCTGAAGGACCTAGTCCATTTGGAGTGGCTGAATTTAGCGGGCAATAATCTGAAG ACCATGGAGCAAGTCAATAGCTGTACGGCTCTTCAGCACCTTGACTTATCAGACAATAACATTCCCCAGATAGGTGATGTGTCGAAATTGATATCTTTGAAG ATGCTGTCTTCAGTACTAAGTATAACTTAA
- the Cep97 gene encoding centrosomal protein of 97 kDa isoform 2 (isoform 2 is encoded by transcript variant 2) — protein sequence MAVARVDGALAPGEGSVVNWSGQGLQKLGANLPCEADVHTLILDKNQIIKLENLEKCKQLIQLSVANNRLVRMMGVAKLTQLRVLNLPHNSIGCVEGLKDLVHLEWLNLAGNNLKTMEQVNSCTALQHLDLSDNNIPQIGDVSKLISLKVSGVSVTS from the exons ATGGCGGTGGCGCGAGTCGACGGGGCTCTGGCTCCGGGAGAAG GATCAGTGGTGAACTGGTCAGGCCAGGGACTGCAGAAATTAGGTGCCAACTTGCCCTGTGAAGCTGATGTCCATACCTTGATTCTGGataaaaatcagattattaaactGGAGAACCTAGAGAAATGCAAACAGTTAATCCAG tTGTCAGTGGCTAACAATCGCTTGGTACGGATGATGGGTGTGGCCAAACTGACTCAACTCCGAGTGTTAAATTTACCTCATAATAGTATTGGCTGCGTGGAAGGCCTGAAGGACCTAGTCCATTTGGAGTGGCTGAATTTAGCGGGCAATAATCTGAAG ACCATGGAGCAAGTCAATAGCTGTACGGCTCTTCAGCACCTTGACTTATCAGACAATAACATTCCCCAGATAGGTGATGTGTCGAAATTGATATCTTTGAAGGTAAGTGGGGTTTCTGTAACTTCTTAA